A window of the Sphaerobacter thermophilus DSM 20745 genome harbors these coding sequences:
- the msrA gene encoding peptide-methionine (S)-S-oxide reductase MsrA, giving the protein MWFHRTPSTLIAPEEALPGRDRPAFAIPSHHAVLGTPIQPPFPEGLETAVFALGCFWGAERLFWRIDGVYTTAVGYTGGFTPHPTYEEVCTGRTGHAEAVLVVFDPAKVSYESLVRTFFEEHDPTQGMRQGNDIGTQYRSAIFYADDRQRRIAEGMRAAYQVALRQAGYHEEITTEIAPLGPFYYAEEYHQQYLHKVPCGC; this is encoded by the coding sequence ATGTGGTTTCATCGCACCCCATCGACTTTGATCGCACCCGAGGAGGCGCTGCCGGGTCGTGACCGCCCGGCGTTCGCGATCCCCAGTCACCACGCCGTGCTGGGCACGCCGATCCAGCCGCCCTTCCCGGAGGGGCTGGAGACGGCGGTGTTTGCCCTCGGCTGCTTCTGGGGCGCCGAGCGGCTCTTCTGGCGGATCGACGGGGTGTACACCACGGCGGTCGGCTACACCGGCGGCTTCACGCCTCACCCGACCTATGAGGAGGTCTGCACCGGGCGCACCGGCCACGCCGAGGCGGTGCTGGTCGTCTTCGACCCGGCGAAGGTGTCGTACGAATCACTGGTGCGCACCTTCTTTGAAGAGCACGACCCGACCCAGGGCATGCGCCAGGGCAACGACATCGGCACGCAGTACCGCTCGGCGATCTTCTACGCCGACGACCGGCAGCGGCGGATCGCCGAGGGGATGCGCGCGGCCTACCAGGTGGCGCTGCGCCAGGCCGGCTACCATGAGGAGATCACGACCGAGATCGCGCCGCTCGGCCCCTTCTACTACGCCGAGGAGTACCACCAGCAGTACCTCCACAAAGTTCCGTGCGGTTGTTAA
- a CDS encoding type I restriction enzyme HsdR N-terminal domain-containing protein: MHDARDSIRRTLSELKTFLAQESVPRLSEADTKAYFIEPILAALGWVGIGVVRREYYVRNSQEFIDYVLFDPDSHGSQVRPVLAIEAKALQTELTEKNAAQLIQYCAVEGIEWAALTNARELQLFNTFLRPDLAAKRVMRLDLLAFNSDEEFEVLFEQLWQLSRESIKSPSIRDWLHQVRLDKAVRDAVLNPSSPVVKLLEQELAAVDIRTSPQELVQWFRTHLGTPVTRVPRRPQEAAAHVSPRYGSTDSGSATDHTRSTPSLSSASVGALWHIPASSPQNKGRYKHSYGVHLSDLVKSGVLPAGTPVILVGPRNKDLAHAEVSQDGHIIWGGKRYRSLSDRAFCAAFSPPRVSFNGWKHWYAVLPRGRVQLAELREEYLRAVADQKNVG, encoded by the coding sequence ATGCACGATGCTCGGGACTCGATTCGACGAACGCTATCTGAACTAAAGACGTTCCTGGCACAGGAATCCGTCCCGAGGCTCAGTGAAGCGGACACCAAGGCCTATTTCATCGAGCCAATCCTGGCAGCCCTTGGGTGGGTGGGCATCGGTGTAGTGAGGCGAGAATACTACGTCAGGAACTCTCAGGAGTTCATCGACTATGTTCTCTTCGACCCAGACTCCCACGGATCACAGGTACGCCCGGTCTTGGCCATTGAGGCGAAGGCGCTTCAGACCGAGTTGACTGAGAAGAATGCGGCTCAGTTGATCCAGTATTGTGCGGTCGAGGGGATCGAGTGGGCGGCACTGACCAACGCACGCGAACTCCAGCTCTTCAATACGTTTTTGCGCCCCGATCTCGCCGCGAAGCGCGTGATGCGTCTGGATCTGCTCGCGTTCAATAGCGATGAAGAATTTGAGGTCCTCTTTGAGCAGCTTTGGCAGCTTTCACGTGAGAGTATCAAGTCACCCAGCATCCGTGACTGGCTTCACCAAGTGCGGCTCGACAAAGCCGTTCGGGATGCTGTCCTCAATCCAAGTTCCCCCGTTGTCAAGCTTCTTGAACAAGAGCTGGCAGCCGTCGATATTCGAACATCTCCCCAGGAACTCGTTCAGTGGTTTCGAACGCATCTCGGCACTCCGGTGACGCGAGTTCCACGCCGACCTCAGGAAGCGGCGGCACACGTCTCTCCCCGTTATGGATCGACGGATTCGGGTTCCGCGACGGACCATACTCGATCTACGCCTTCTCTGTCCTCGGCGTCTGTCGGTGCATTATGGCACATCCCTGCTTCCTCGCCACAGAACAAGGGAAGGTACAAGCACTCTTATGGTGTGCACCTGAGTGACCTCGTCAAAAGCGGGGTCTTGCCAGCGGGTACTCCCGTGATCCTGGTGGGACCGCGTAACAAAGACCTGGCCCATGCTGAGGTGAGTCAGGATGGACACATCATCTGGGGTGGAAAGCGGTATCGCTCGCTGTCAGATCGCGCCTTCTGCGCGGCGTTTAGTCCTCCCCGCGTCTCCTTCAACGGTTGGAAACACTGGTATGCAGTGTTGCCGAGAGGTCGAGTGCAACTCGCGGAGTTGCGCGAGGAGTATCTTCGAGCAGTAGCCGACCAGAAGAATGTAGGCTAG
- a CDS encoding glycosyltransferase family 39 protein translates to MTVTESARAGSERAGRLIYARLAHYGVLAAIVVAGAALRLTALNRQSLWFDEIDVVVRAQRPLDQVLRTFVAAGENGPLYNILLALWVRLAGISEIAVRAPSAVAGVVGVLLIYLLGRRVAGATVGLIGAGLLAISPYHVWYSQEAKMYAMVVVLALASTYALVEALERNERRWWVAYAVSTTLLFYTHVATVLVFAAQSLYAFYTVILRRAWPGRARGWLLAVAVLTLPYVPIALWALRVIGGQVATWHAQVGLWDALQIFAVKFAVNRYDVVVQERAAVLYAVLAGLGAVVLALRRQPARWWLLLLSLSVVPVVGLWLVSLRQSVFSDRYAIVALPAYLLLVAATVAWLIRQRWIWPLGLAAAFLLVTFAWGPLRDVNRAHTAQKEDWRSAYAWVADHAQPGDVLVVTPGYLITTYDYFAQREPRLAQYQAIAMRSFTADVWFNEEEMVRLLQERAGSATGFWLIESPDRVGADDPERALERWLDTHGNPTEELVVNGVRVTRYELSAPPAEIDTA, encoded by the coding sequence ATGACGGTCACCGAGAGCGCGAGAGCCGGGAGCGAGCGGGCGGGGCGCCTCATCTATGCCCGGCTGGCGCACTATGGCGTGCTGGCGGCGATCGTCGTCGCCGGGGCGGCTCTGCGATTGACGGCGCTGAACCGCCAGAGCCTCTGGTTCGATGAGATCGACGTGGTCGTGCGCGCCCAGCGGCCGCTCGACCAGGTATTGCGCACCTTCGTCGCGGCCGGGGAGAACGGGCCGCTCTACAACATCCTGCTCGCGCTCTGGGTCCGCCTAGCCGGCATCTCCGAGATCGCCGTGCGCGCGCCGTCGGCAGTAGCCGGGGTGGTGGGGGTCCTCCTGATCTATCTCCTCGGCCGCCGGGTGGCGGGTGCGACGGTGGGGTTGATCGGCGCCGGGCTGCTCGCCATCTCCCCCTACCATGTGTGGTACTCGCAAGAGGCCAAGATGTACGCCATGGTGGTGGTGCTGGCGCTGGCGTCCACCTACGCCCTGGTGGAGGCGCTGGAGCGCAACGAGCGCCGCTGGTGGGTGGCGTACGCCGTCTCGACGACGCTGCTCTTCTACACCCACGTCGCCACCGTCCTCGTCTTCGCGGCTCAGTCGCTCTACGCCTTCTACACCGTCATCCTGCGCCGCGCCTGGCCGGGGCGGGCGCGCGGCTGGCTGCTGGCGGTCGCGGTGCTGACGCTGCCCTACGTGCCGATCGCGCTCTGGGCGCTGCGGGTCATCGGCGGGCAGGTGGCGACCTGGCACGCGCAGGTCGGCCTGTGGGACGCGCTCCAGATCTTCGCGGTCAAGTTCGCGGTCAACCGCTACGATGTGGTCGTCCAGGAACGGGCGGCGGTCCTGTACGCTGTGCTCGCCGGCCTGGGCGCCGTGGTTCTGGCGCTGCGGCGGCAGCCGGCGCGCTGGTGGCTCCTCCTCCTCTCGCTCAGCGTCGTGCCGGTAGTCGGCCTGTGGCTCGTGTCCCTGCGCCAGTCGGTCTTCTCCGACCGCTACGCGATCGTGGCGCTCCCCGCCTACCTGTTGCTCGTGGCGGCGACCGTCGCCTGGCTGATCCGCCAGCGCTGGATCTGGCCGCTGGGGCTCGCCGCCGCGTTCCTGCTCGTCACCTTCGCCTGGGGGCCGCTACGCGACGTGAACCGCGCCCACACGGCACAGAAGGAGGACTGGCGCTCGGCCTACGCCTGGGTGGCAGACCACGCCCAGCCCGGCGACGTGCTCGTGGTCACCCCCGGCTACCTGATCACCACCTACGACTACTTCGCCCAGCGCGAGCCGCGCCTCGCCCAGTACCAGGCGATCGCCATGCGCAGCTTCACCGCCGACGTCTGGTTCAATGAAGAGGAAATGGTGCGCCTGCTGCAGGAGCGGGCCGGGTCGGCCACCGGCTTCTGGCTCATCGAATCGCCCGACCGGGTCGGCGCTGACGACCCCGAGCGGGCGCTGGAGCGCTGGCTCGACACCCACGGCAACCCGACCGAGGAGCTGGTCGTGAACGGCGTCCGGGTGACCCGCTACGAGCTCAGTGCACCACCGGCAGAGATCGACACCGCATGA
- a CDS encoding Abi family protein — protein sequence MATDYIGKLRLPISPERLESYRPAAGTDLDTVVNYFWNLCLCEALYPSLNAAEISLRNSIHTALSSHYQNDYWFDDENVVESRQYQQVLKARETLRHREKEETAGRIVAELTFGFWVGLLNRPYEAKIWAPNGYDLLRKVFPHAPRRARKLKFLRDRFYEINLLRNRVFHYEPVWNRPQLDQTHSQILEAIGWISPEKKAAIALFDRFPEVHWSGRAKVEAELKKYLGLP from the coding sequence GTGGCCACGGATTACATCGGGAAACTGCGTCTACCCATCTCACCTGAGCGATTGGAATCCTACCGTCCGGCCGCGGGCACCGATCTGGACACGGTCGTCAACTACTTTTGGAACCTCTGTCTTTGCGAGGCGCTCTACCCATCACTAAACGCAGCGGAGATTTCGCTCCGAAACAGCATTCATACGGCGCTGAGCAGCCACTACCAGAACGACTACTGGTTCGATGATGAGAATGTTGTCGAGTCCAGGCAGTATCAGCAGGTACTGAAGGCGAGAGAAACGCTGCGCCACCGCGAAAAGGAGGAGACGGCAGGGCGGATCGTGGCTGAACTAACCTTCGGGTTCTGGGTTGGATTGCTCAATAGGCCGTACGAGGCGAAGATCTGGGCACCCAACGGGTACGATCTCCTGCGAAAGGTCTTCCCCCATGCCCCTCGAAGAGCCCGGAAGCTGAAGTTCCTCCGCGACCGGTTCTATGAGATCAACCTCCTCCGCAATCGAGTCTTCCATTATGAGCCAGTATGGAACCGACCCCAGCTTGATCAGACACACTCCCAGATCTTGGAGGCAATCGGCTGGATCAGTCCGGAGAAGAAGGCCGCAATCGCGTTGTTCGATCGTTTTCCCGAAGTGCACTGGTCGGGCAGAGCGAAGGTTGAAGCGGAGCTCAAGAAGTATCTGGGGCTTCCGTAG
- a CDS encoding FAD-binding oxidoreductase, giving the protein MLDPSVREYGSWGRYPRVQHRAVVPISWRKEIPDLAALPGSLLPYGYGRSYGDSCLNEGGTLLDVTGLNRFIHFDKETGVLRCEAGVRLDQILAAFVPRGWFLPVTPGTKFVSVGGAIANDIHGKNHHVAGTFGRHVLRFELVRSSGERLICSPEENADLFRATIGGLGLTGLITWAEIRLKPITNAYIAEEQIRFESLDEFLALSAESADRYEYIVSWIDCFVGGGRYVRGHFMRGNHDPSPVRPNRPPERKLRLAVPVDLPGMLLNTWTVRAFNTVYYHRQRARCVRKVIPYEPFFYPLDTIHTWNRMYGRRGFLQYQCVVPFDGDNVPIKEILDRIRRSGQGSFLTVFKTFGDVPSPGMLSFPRPGITLALDFPLQGQETLRLLDDLDTVVRESGGALYPAKDARMSAESFRASFPRWEEFARYVDPKFSSSFWRRVTSEDGQSR; this is encoded by the coding sequence GTGCTCGATCCGTCGGTCCGCGAATATGGCTCCTGGGGTCGCTACCCGCGCGTCCAGCACCGCGCCGTGGTGCCGATCTCCTGGCGCAAGGAGATCCCCGACCTCGCGGCGCTCCCAGGTAGCCTGCTTCCCTACGGCTACGGCCGCAGCTACGGCGATAGTTGCCTCAACGAGGGCGGCACCCTCCTCGACGTCACCGGGCTCAATCGCTTCATCCACTTCGACAAGGAGACCGGCGTCCTCCGCTGCGAGGCCGGTGTCCGGCTCGACCAGATCCTCGCGGCGTTCGTCCCGCGCGGCTGGTTCCTGCCGGTGACGCCGGGCACCAAGTTCGTCTCGGTCGGCGGCGCCATCGCCAACGACATCCACGGCAAGAACCACCACGTCGCCGGGACCTTCGGCCGCCATGTGTTGCGCTTCGAACTGGTCCGCTCCAGCGGCGAGCGGCTGATCTGCTCGCCCGAGGAGAACGCCGACCTCTTCCGGGCCACGATCGGCGGGCTGGGGCTGACCGGGCTCATCACCTGGGCCGAGATCCGGCTCAAGCCGATCACCAACGCCTACATCGCCGAGGAGCAGATCCGCTTCGAGTCGCTCGACGAGTTCCTGGCGCTCTCGGCCGAGTCGGCCGACCGCTACGAGTACATCGTCTCCTGGATCGACTGCTTCGTCGGCGGGGGCCGCTACGTGCGCGGCCACTTCATGCGCGGCAACCACGACCCGTCGCCGGTGCGACCCAACCGCCCGCCGGAGCGGAAGCTGCGCCTGGCGGTGCCGGTGGACCTGCCGGGTATGCTGCTCAATACCTGGACCGTGCGCGCCTTCAACACCGTCTACTACCACCGGCAGCGGGCGCGGTGCGTGCGCAAGGTGATCCCGTACGAGCCGTTCTTCTACCCGCTCGACACGATCCACACCTGGAACCGCATGTACGGCCGGCGCGGATTCCTGCAGTACCAGTGCGTCGTGCCGTTCGACGGCGACAACGTGCCGATCAAGGAGATCCTCGACCGCATCCGCCGCTCCGGCCAGGGCTCGTTCCTGACGGTGTTCAAGACCTTCGGCGACGTGCCCTCGCCGGGGATGCTCTCCTTCCCCCGGCCGGGAATCACGCTGGCGCTCGACTTCCCGCTCCAGGGCCAGGAGACGCTGCGCCTGCTCGACGACCTCGACACGGTGGTGCGCGAGAGCGGCGGTGCGCTCTACCCGGCCAAGGACGCGCGCATGAGCGCCGAGAGCTTCCGGGCCAGCTTCCCCCGCTGGGAAGAGTTCGCCCGTTATGTCGATCCGAAATTCTCCTCCAGCTTCTGGAGGCGCGTCACGAGCGAGGACGGACAGAGCCGATGA
- a CDS encoding SDR family oxidoreductase, protein MTTAMHATTPAVLIIGATSAIATEVARCYAADGARLFLVARSPERLEAMRDDLRVRGATQVDTYALDLTDIDGHAAMLDAAKQALGRIDAVLIAYGTLGDQKKSESSVETTLREWHTNATSTIALLTLLANDLERQRHGTLAVISSVAGDRGRRSNYVYGAAKGALSIFLQGLRARLSKAGVKVVTVKPGMVDTPMTAHMRKSPLFASPQRVGRDIYEAMQKGKETVYTPWYWQFVMLVIKAVPERIFKRLPL, encoded by the coding sequence ATGACGACCGCGATGCACGCGACCACGCCCGCCGTGCTGATCATCGGGGCCACCTCGGCCATCGCGACCGAGGTGGCCCGCTGCTACGCCGCCGACGGCGCGCGCCTGTTCCTCGTCGCCCGCTCGCCGGAGCGGCTGGAGGCCATGCGCGACGACCTGCGCGTGCGCGGCGCGACGCAGGTCGACACCTACGCGCTCGACCTGACGGACATCGACGGTCACGCCGCCATGCTCGACGCCGCCAAGCAGGCTCTCGGGCGGATCGACGCCGTCCTGATCGCCTACGGGACGCTGGGGGACCAGAAGAAGAGCGAGTCCTCGGTCGAGACCACCCTGCGCGAGTGGCACACCAACGCCACCAGCACCATCGCCCTGCTGACGCTGCTGGCCAACGACCTGGAGCGGCAGCGCCACGGCACACTGGCGGTCATCAGCTCGGTCGCAGGCGACCGCGGCCGTCGCTCGAACTACGTCTACGGCGCCGCCAAGGGCGCCCTCAGCATCTTCCTCCAGGGGCTGCGGGCACGGCTCAGCAAGGCGGGTGTCAAGGTCGTGACGGTCAAGCCCGGCATGGTCGACACGCCGATGACGGCCCACATGCGAAAGAGCCCGCTTTTCGCGTCGCCCCAGCGCGTCGGTCGCGACATCTACGAAGCCATGCAGAAGGGCAAAGAGACGGTCTACACGCCCTGGTATTGGCAGTTCGTCATGCTGGTCATCAAAGCGGTGCCCGAGCGGATTTTCAAGCGGCTGCCGCTGTGA
- a CDS encoding 3'-5' exonuclease, with the protein MSARGSARQAAVRWAIDIVGRDDVVYLDTETTGLGPDAEIVDIAVVDQAGRVLLNSLVQPRNPIPAEATRVHGITNKMVMNAPEWPEVYQELARIIQDYPTLIIYNAAYDRRLISQTCRRYGISVPRADWQCAMLNYAAYRGEWNARYGNHRWHTLEKAAIETGAPMPPTHRALDDAQACRHVVLSMAGVATARRAPTVRVPARPAASPAVAPATSGVRSAQPSRASAAAAEPVVTIRELQSDSTEAESAEVERIEVKPTDVSDTPAAAPPRQREWYQHWWLWLIIVLLPIPWIDWIAIPLLIYYLPFTAKTRAIIGATTGVIVLFGFIAMALGI; encoded by the coding sequence ATGTCGGCGAGGGGATCGGCGCGGCAGGCAGCAGTGCGCTGGGCCATCGACATCGTCGGGCGAGACGATGTGGTCTACCTCGACACGGAGACCACCGGTCTGGGGCCGGACGCCGAGATCGTCGATATCGCCGTCGTGGATCAAGCCGGGCGCGTCCTGCTCAACTCCCTCGTCCAGCCACGGAACCCCATCCCCGCCGAGGCGACCCGGGTCCACGGGATTACCAACAAGATGGTCATGAACGCGCCAGAGTGGCCGGAGGTCTACCAGGAGCTGGCGCGCATCATCCAGGATTACCCCACGCTCATCATCTACAACGCCGCCTACGACCGGAGGTTGATCTCGCAGACCTGCCGGCGCTACGGCATCAGCGTGCCCCGCGCCGACTGGCAGTGCGCCATGCTGAACTACGCGGCGTACCGCGGCGAGTGGAACGCGCGCTATGGAAACCACCGTTGGCACACGCTGGAAAAGGCGGCGATCGAGACCGGCGCGCCGATGCCCCCCACCCACCGCGCGCTCGACGACGCCCAGGCCTGCCGCCATGTGGTGCTGTCAATGGCGGGCGTGGCGACCGCGCGGCGAGCACCCACGGTGCGGGTACCGGCCCGTCCGGCAGCTTCGCCCGCGGTGGCGCCGGCTACGAGCGGCGTACGCTCGGCCCAGCCCAGCCGGGCAAGCGCGGCTGCCGCCGAGCCGGTCGTCACGATCCGCGAACTCCAATCTGATTCGACCGAGGCTGAGAGCGCCGAGGTTGAGCGCATCGAGGTCAAGCCCACCGACGTCTCCGATACGCCGGCAGCCGCGCCGCCAAGGCAGCGCGAGTGGTATCAGCACTGGTGGCTCTGGCTTATTATTGTCCTCCTCCCGATCCCATGGATCGATTGGATCGCGATTCCCCTCCTGATCTATTACCTGCCATTCACGGCCAAGACGCGCGCCATCATCGGCGCCACCACCGGTGTGATCGTTCTCTTCGGTTTCATCGCGATGGCGCTGGGCATCTAG
- a CDS encoding WD40/YVTN/BNR-like repeat-containing protein: MRDPQELLGSTRWRLAGPYRGGRVVAVAADPVDPLTFYFGACAGGVWKSTDAGATWRNISDGFFKTASVGAIAVSEADPNVIYVGMGESCIRGNVSHGDGVYRSDDAGATWRHLGLAETRHIARVRIHPKNPDLVYVAAFGHAFGPNEERGVFRSKDGGQTWEKVLYRDENTGACDLSMDPNNPRVLYAAMWEARRSPWSLVSGGEGSGIFKTTDGGDTWVELTNNPGLPQGLKGRIGVAVSPAKPDRVWALIEAKDGGLFRSDDGGATWTRLSDNPELRQRPWYYMHVFADPVNPDVVYVLNLRFWKSTDGGATYIGIPTPHGDHHDLWIDPKNPKRMIHGNDGGACVSLDGGVTWSSIYNQPTAQFYHVTTDTQFPYRIYGAQQDNTTLSIPSYSDRGVISADDTYPVGGGESGYIAVRPDDPNIVYAGSYASRMTRYDHRSRQEVDITVWPDDPIGYGAESMKYRVQWTFPIHLSPHDPNVLYVGANHLLRSTDGGQSFEEISPDLTRGEPETLKPSGGPITKDNVSTEFYGTIFAFAESPVQQGVLWAGSDDGLIHVSRDNGKTWENVTPDLPEWALISIIEASPHDAATAYVAATRYKLDDFRPYLLKTNDYGKTWQPITNGIPEDDFTRVIREDPVRRGLLYCGTETGLYVSFDDGANWHRVTGNLPVVPIHDLVIHDTDLILATHGRSFWVLDDLSALRAWPDIDPDAPGTLFPVRPAYRLMEPRRWPESKTVGYKSYVTAGGNQVLGEIVPDGEGGTRVELRGAGENPPVGVLVQYRVGVENPKSVALSFYTADGQLIKRIASDDEKAKGPKPKATPGVHRFVWDMRYPDGVDLEGVRLAAYWGGGVIGPKAVPGTYEVRLEIDGQEVGSQQFEIRKDPRISATQEDLQAQFDLLMAIQAKLSSVHETVLRSQRLREQIAAWQERLRASGQEALAEEAGKVAEKLAEAENYLVEWRHKGGADAFNYPPKVNSKLASLQGTVSYADARPTQQAYGVFEYLSGWADEGIARLNELIESEIGALNAKIAESGIPPLG, from the coding sequence ATGAGAGATCCTCAGGAGTTGCTCGGTTCGACACGGTGGCGGCTGGCAGGGCCGTACCGCGGCGGCCGGGTGGTGGCGGTGGCTGCCGACCCTGTGGACCCGCTGACCTTCTACTTCGGTGCCTGCGCCGGGGGCGTGTGGAAGTCGACGGACGCGGGCGCGACCTGGCGCAACATCTCCGACGGCTTCTTCAAGACCGCCTCGGTCGGCGCGATCGCTGTCAGCGAGGCGGACCCGAACGTGATCTATGTCGGGATGGGCGAGTCGTGCATCCGCGGCAACGTCTCCCACGGCGACGGCGTTTATCGGTCCGACGACGCGGGTGCCACCTGGCGGCACCTGGGCCTGGCCGAGACCCGGCATATTGCGCGGGTGCGGATCCACCCGAAGAACCCGGATCTGGTCTACGTGGCCGCCTTCGGTCACGCCTTCGGCCCCAACGAGGAGCGCGGCGTCTTCCGCTCCAAGGACGGTGGGCAGACCTGGGAGAAGGTGCTCTACCGGGACGAGAACACCGGCGCCTGCGACCTCTCGATGGACCCGAACAACCCGCGCGTGCTCTACGCCGCCATGTGGGAGGCGCGGCGCTCGCCCTGGTCGCTGGTCAGCGGCGGCGAGGGGAGCGGTATCTTCAAGACGACCGACGGGGGTGATACCTGGGTCGAGTTGACCAACAACCCCGGCCTGCCCCAGGGGCTCAAGGGGCGCATCGGCGTGGCCGTCTCGCCCGCCAAGCCCGACCGGGTCTGGGCGCTGATCGAGGCCAAGGACGGCGGCCTGTTCCGCTCCGACGACGGCGGCGCGACCTGGACGCGGCTGAGCGATAACCCGGAGCTGCGCCAGCGGCCCTGGTACTACATGCACGTCTTCGCCGACCCGGTTAACCCGGATGTCGTCTACGTGCTGAACCTGCGCTTCTGGAAGTCGACCGACGGCGGCGCCACCTACATCGGCATCCCGACCCCGCACGGCGACCATCACGATCTCTGGATCGATCCCAAGAACCCGAAGCGCATGATCCACGGCAACGACGGCGGCGCCTGCGTCTCGCTCGACGGCGGGGTGACTTGGTCGAGCATCTACAACCAGCCGACCGCGCAGTTCTACCACGTCACCACGGACACCCAGTTCCCGTATCGCATCTACGGCGCACAGCAGGACAACACCACGCTGTCGATCCCGAGCTACTCCGACCGCGGCGTCATCAGCGCCGACGACACCTACCCGGTCGGCGGCGGGGAGTCGGGTTACATCGCCGTGCGGCCGGACGATCCCAACATCGTCTATGCCGGGAGCTACGCTTCCCGCATGACCCGCTACGACCACCGCAGCCGGCAGGAGGTGGACATCACCGTCTGGCCGGACGACCCGATCGGCTACGGTGCCGAGTCGATGAAGTACCGCGTCCAGTGGACCTTCCCGATCCACCTCTCGCCACACGACCCCAACGTGCTCTACGTCGGCGCCAACCACCTGCTCCGCTCGACCGACGGCGGGCAGAGCTTCGAGGAGATCAGCCCGGACCTGACCCGTGGCGAGCCGGAGACGCTCAAGCCCTCCGGCGGGCCGATCACCAAGGACAACGTCAGCACCGAGTTCTACGGCACGATCTTCGCCTTCGCCGAATCCCCGGTGCAGCAGGGCGTGCTCTGGGCCGGTTCGGACGACGGGCTGATCCACGTCTCGCGCGACAACGGGAAGACGTGGGAGAACGTCACGCCCGACCTGCCGGAGTGGGCGCTGATCTCGATCATCGAGGCCTCCCCGCACGACGCGGCCACGGCCTACGTCGCCGCGACGCGCTACAAGCTGGACGACTTCCGCCCCTACCTGCTCAAGACCAACGACTACGGGAAGACCTGGCAGCCGATCACGAACGGTATCCCCGAGGATGACTTCACTCGCGTGATCCGCGAAGACCCGGTGCGCCGCGGGCTGCTCTACTGCGGCACCGAGACCGGCCTCTACGTCTCCTTCGACGACGGGGCCAACTGGCACCGGGTGACCGGCAACCTGCCGGTGGTGCCGATCCACGACCTGGTCATCCACGACACCGACCTGATCCTGGCGACGCACGGGCGCTCTTTCTGGGTGCTCGACGACCTGTCGGCCCTGCGCGCCTGGCCTGATATCGACCCCGATGCGCCCGGCACCCTCTTCCCGGTCCGGCCGGCCTACCGGCTCATGGAGCCGCGCCGCTGGCCCGAGTCCAAGACGGTCGGCTACAAGTCCTACGTCACCGCCGGCGGGAACCAGGTGCTCGGCGAGATCGTGCCCGACGGCGAGGGCGGCACCCGCGTCGAACTGCGTGGCGCCGGAGAGAACCCGCCGGTCGGCGTGCTGGTGCAGTACCGGGTCGGGGTCGAGAATCCCAAGTCGGTCGCCCTGAGCTTCTACACGGCCGACGGCCAGCTCATCAAGCGCATCGCCAGCGACGATGAGAAAGCCAAGGGGCCGAAGCCGAAGGCCACGCCCGGCGTCCACCGCTTCGTCTGGGACATGCGCTACCCGGACGGCGTCGACCTGGAGGGCGTGCGGCTGGCTGCCTACTGGGGTGGCGGCGTGATCGGGCCCAAGGCGGTGCCGGGCACCTATGAGGTGCGGCTGGAGATCGACGGACAGGAGGTCGGGTCCCAGCAGTTCGAGATCCGCAAGGACCCGCGCATCTCGGCCACGCAGGAAGACCTGCAGGCGCAGTTCGACCTGCTGATGGCGATCCAGGCCAAGCTGAGCAGCGTGCACGAGACGGTGCTGCGCAGCCAGCGGCTGCGCGAGCAGATCGCGGCCTGGCAGGAGCGGCTGCGGGCGTCCGGCCAGGAAGCGCTGGCTGAAGAAGCCGGCAAGGTGGCCGAGAAGCTGGCCGAGGCGGAGAACTACCTGGTGGAGTGGCGCCACAAGGGCGGCGCGGACGCCTTCAACTACCCGCCGAAGGTGAACAGCAAGCTGGCGTCGCTCCAGGGGACCGTCTCCTACGCCGACGCCCGCCCGACGCAGCAGGCGTACGGCGTCTTCGAGTACCTGAGCGGCTGGGCCGACGAGGGCATCGCCCGGCTCAACGAGCTGATCGAGTCCGAGATCGGCGCCCTCAACGCCAAGATCGCCGAATCGGGTATTCCGCCGCTGGGCTAG